A DNA window from Treponema primitia ZAS-1 contains the following coding sequences:
- a CDS encoding flagellar basal body protein FliL, translated as MPRIEYRPSGPRSPERKSRPLLIFYRVLLVIVLFLVLVILGGSLYALILRPKAAASPPVSPAAPLSAGDANIFTGLGRLRCPTAAPNPGMVILQAAFPYYPGDRPFSEELVSRLKELRNISIAYFAALSVEELGRKSEAEIKAELLSRYNAILRLGQIEILYFNEYMLIE; from the coding sequence ATGCCCCGTATTGAATACCGGCCTTCCGGGCCCCGGTCCCCAGAGCGAAAGTCCCGGCCCTTACTGATTTTCTACCGTGTTCTCCTGGTCATCGTTTTGTTTCTGGTTCTGGTCATCCTGGGGGGTTCCCTCTATGCCCTGATACTCCGACCCAAGGCCGCCGCATCCCCGCCGGTTTCCCCCGCCGCGCCCTTGTCCGCCGGTGACGCGAATATCTTTACCGGCCTGGGCCGTCTCCGCTGCCCCACCGCCGCGCCCAATCCGGGGATGGTGATCCTCCAGGCAGCCTTCCCCTATTACCCCGGCGACCGGCCCTTCTCGGAGGAACTGGTTTCCCGGCTCAAGGAGCTCCGGAACATCAGCATCGCCTATTTTGCCGCGCTCAGCGTAGAAGAGCTGGGCCGCAAAAGCGAGGCTGAAATAAAGGCGGAACTCCTGTCCCGGTACAATGCCATACTCCGGCTGGGGCAGATAGAAATACTGTACTTCAACGAATATATGCTGATAGAGTAG
- a CDS encoding mechanosensitive ion channel family protein, whose translation MKQWFLAAAFIAGGFVAGKICSWIMAAILKHACSKTKSKLDDLIIDGIRLPLVIGVTLGGIHLGLKQLGMSPGVSLWTDRILYILLILFFSLGINRIFGAIVDHYVPGKGGALLKGETSLQPLLRNFFTTLVWIIAAVLVLRVLGYNISALLAGLGLGGAALALASKDTLSNFFGSITVFVDKPFRLGDRIKIGDYDGVITEIGIRTARLRTLENRTVVIPNSLFAATPIENVSSAPHSKITQTIRVRGDNTGEKIAQGIDLLRNIHNTVPGLEGQPIAALASVGGLVCQITFVYYITKQADYWGTINAVNLEVLRRFEEAGIRLI comes from the coding sequence GTGAAACAATGGTTCCTGGCGGCGGCTTTTATCGCCGGGGGCTTTGTGGCCGGGAAGATCTGCTCCTGGATCATGGCGGCCATACTAAAACACGCCTGTTCCAAGACCAAATCCAAGCTTGATGATCTGATCATAGACGGAATCCGGCTGCCCCTGGTTATCGGCGTTACCTTGGGGGGTATACATCTGGGGCTGAAACAACTGGGAATGTCCCCAGGGGTGTCACTTTGGACGGACCGTATCCTGTATATTCTTCTGATCCTGTTTTTTAGCCTGGGCATAAACAGGATCTTCGGCGCCATTGTTGATCACTATGTGCCCGGCAAAGGGGGGGCGCTCCTTAAGGGGGAGACATCCCTGCAGCCTTTGCTGCGGAACTTCTTTACAACCCTTGTTTGGATCATCGCGGCCGTCCTGGTCCTGCGGGTCCTGGGCTACAATATCAGCGCCCTATTGGCCGGGCTTGGTTTGGGAGGCGCCGCCCTGGCTCTGGCCTCCAAGGATACGCTTTCCAACTTTTTTGGGTCCATCACGGTCTTTGTGGATAAGCCCTTCCGGCTGGGCGACCGGATAAAGATAGGCGATTACGATGGGGTTATCACCGAAATTGGGATACGGACCGCCCGGCTGCGAACCCTGGAAAACCGCACCGTGGTTATCCCCAACAGCCTCTTCGCCGCCACCCCCATAGAGAACGTCAGCTCCGCCCCCCATTCCAAGATCACCCAGACCATAAGGGTTCGGGGGGATAACACCGGCGAAAAGATTGCCCAGGGGATTGACCTGCTGAGGAATATCCACAATACCGTCCCCGGCCTGGAAGGCCAGCCCATCGCGGCCCTGGCCTCCGTAGGCGGTCTGGTCTGCCAAATCACCTTTGTCTACTATATTACCAAGCAGGCCGATTACTGGGGAACCATCAACGCGGTGAACCTGGAGGTCCTCCGGCGTTTCGAGGAGGCGGGCATCCGCCTGATATAA
- a CDS encoding cupin domain-containing protein, with protein MFVQRNSMGTEKKEKMRGGEGIVNFTYFVPSDTEKNARMLAELSLEPGASIGYHKHDNETEYFIFISGTGTANDNGTEVSVKPGDVIITGNGASHGVKNTGSVPLVLNALIVTH; from the coding sequence ATGTTCGTACAACGGAATTCAATGGGAACTGAAAAAAAGGAAAAAATGAGGGGTGGTGAAGGGATCGTTAACTTCACCTATTTTGTGCCGAGCGATACGGAAAAGAACGCCCGTATGCTGGCGGAACTGTCCCTGGAACCCGGGGCGTCCATAGGCTACCATAAGCATGATAATGAAACCGAATACTTCATCTTTATTTCCGGTACCGGCACTGCCAATGACAATGGTACGGAGGTCTCCGTAAAGCCCGGGGATGTGATCATCACCGGCAACGGCGCTTCTCACGGTGTCAAAAATACCGGTTCCGTCCCCCTGGTGCTTAACGCCCTGATAGTTACGCATTAA
- the glmS gene encoding glutamine--fructose-6-phosphate transaminase (isomerizing) — MCGIVGYIGAEETAPILIKGLRRLEYRGYDSAGIAVLGRAGLTIRKSKGALKNLEEKIAGELGTGGLDGTMGIGHTRWATHGEPSDINSHPHTDVSGKIAVVHNGIIENHAKLKAWLMEHGVIFLSETDTEVIAHLINFYYKGDLLQAVIGALKRLEGSYALGIICENDPDRIIAVRKESPLVVGAGKGENLIASDVPALLEYTREVYYLEDREIAVLYRDRIEFYNEEGEQRQRESRHVEWDAAAAEKGGYEHFMIKEIHEQPKALRDTLRARIKTAGTKTINLEEIGFDASWAKAERVVIAACGTAWHAGVIGKYAFEKFARIHTEAEIASEYRYRNPIFNPKDIFLIISQSGETADTLAAMRMAKKGGARIIAITNVVGSTLAREADLVMSTLAGPEIAVASTKAFTTQLMCVYLIALQLGRLRETIGIPTGMNDTELAAHIEALEKLPEQAERILAGKEDIQRFASLQFNKSKVFYMGRLFDYAASLESALKLKEISYTHSEAFAAGELKHGPIALVDETTLVTALCTQPALFDKMDSNIKEVKARHAATAVITYEDVDYFDSTADQVFHIPRTLESLSPILAIIPCQLYAYYCSVLRGLDPDKPRNLAKSVTVE; from the coding sequence ATGTGCGGCATCGTCGGATATATCGGGGCGGAAGAGACAGCCCCAATTCTCATTAAGGGCCTTAGACGGCTGGAGTACCGGGGTTACGACTCCGCGGGGATCGCCGTTTTAGGCAGGGCCGGTTTGACGATTCGGAAGTCCAAGGGCGCCCTAAAAAACCTGGAAGAGAAGATTGCCGGTGAACTGGGGACAGGCGGCCTGGACGGTACCATGGGTATAGGGCATACCCGCTGGGCAACCCACGGTGAACCCTCCGACATTAACTCCCACCCCCATACTGATGTATCCGGTAAAATCGCCGTGGTCCACAACGGGATCATAGAAAACCACGCCAAACTCAAAGCATGGCTTATGGAGCACGGGGTTATCTTCCTCAGCGAAACCGACACCGAGGTTATCGCCCATCTTATTAACTTCTATTATAAAGGTGATTTACTGCAGGCCGTGATTGGGGCGCTGAAACGGCTTGAGGGTTCCTATGCCCTGGGGATCATCTGTGAGAATGATCCGGATCGGATCATCGCGGTTCGCAAGGAAAGTCCCCTGGTGGTTGGGGCGGGTAAGGGGGAAAACCTCATCGCCTCGGACGTACCGGCACTGCTGGAATATACCCGGGAAGTCTACTACCTGGAGGATCGGGAAATCGCCGTACTCTACCGGGACCGGATAGAGTTCTACAACGAAGAGGGCGAACAGCGTCAACGGGAAAGCCGGCATGTGGAGTGGGACGCCGCCGCCGCCGAAAAGGGCGGTTACGAGCACTTCATGATCAAGGAAATTCACGAACAGCCCAAGGCCCTGCGGGATACCCTGCGGGCACGGATTAAAACTGCAGGTACAAAAACTATCAACCTGGAAGAGATCGGTTTCGATGCTTCCTGGGCAAAGGCGGAACGGGTGGTTATCGCCGCCTGTGGTACGGCATGGCACGCCGGGGTTATCGGCAAGTATGCCTTCGAAAAGTTTGCCCGGATCCACACGGAGGCGGAGATCGCCTCGGAGTACCGCTACCGGAACCCCATATTCAACCCCAAGGATATTTTCCTTATCATAAGCCAGTCCGGAGAAACCGCGGATACCCTTGCTGCCATGCGTATGGCTAAAAAAGGCGGCGCCCGGATCATCGCCATTACCAATGTTGTGGGTTCCACCCTGGCCCGGGAAGCGGACCTGGTAATGTCCACCCTGGCGGGACCGGAGATCGCCGTGGCATCCACCAAGGCCTTTACCACACAGCTTATGTGCGTTTATCTCATCGCCCTCCAGCTTGGACGGCTCCGGGAAACCATCGGCATACCGACCGGTATGAACGATACTGAACTGGCTGCCCATATCGAAGCCCTGGAAAAACTGCCGGAGCAGGCGGAGCGTATCCTTGCAGGAAAGGAGGATATTCAGCGTTTTGCCTCCCTCCAGTTCAACAAGTCCAAGGTCTTCTACATGGGCCGCCTCTTCGATTACGCAGCGAGCCTGGAAAGCGCCCTAAAGCTCAAGGAGATAAGCTATACCCATTCGGAGGCCTTTGCCGCCGGAGAACTGAAACACGGCCCCATCGCCCTGGTCGATGAAACTACCCTGGTTACCGCCCTGTGTACCCAGCCGGCGCTGTTTGACAAGATGGATTCCAACATAAAAGAAGTAAAGGCCCGGCACGCCGCCACCGCGGTGATCACCTACGAAGATGTGGATTACTTTGATAGCACTGCGGATCAGGTTTTCCATATACCCCGGACCCTGGAGAGTCTTTCTCCCATCCTGGCGATTATCCCCTGTCAGCTTTACGCGTATTACTGTTCGGTCCTTCGGGGCCTCGATCCTGATAAACCGAGGAATTTGGCAAAATCGGTGACCGTAGAATGA
- a CDS encoding MATE family efflux transporter gives MASPVRWDNRAIFYLLWPLIIEQILGVTMGIADTVMVSSVGEYAVSGVSLVDVINNLLILAFAALATGGSVVVSQYIGRRDTKNSASAARQLIYANTIISIVITLAALIVHTWILRLVYGNVEADVMKAARTYFWITALSYPFLAIYNSAAALFRAMGNSRVPMLIALLVNCMNIGGNAIFIFGLHIGVAGAALSTLISRVVAAVILLFLLISGAHSSGPASLKGLSAFRLDPRMIRNILNIGVPSGVENSMFQFGKILVSRIFTSFGTAAIAANAIVSVTNSLSFMPGQAFGIALLTIVGQCVGAGDYEGAKRYAGKILKLCYVVLIILNGSMLIFMDPLISLFNLSAEAQTLAKGYMRVQCISASLFWTLGFTLPNALRAAGDVQYCMVVGAATMWLVRVIAAYILAYPLGFGSLGVWIAMGLDFVARTVLYTTRWVRGKWQYKTVIGEG, from the coding sequence TTGGCCTCCCCTGTACGGTGGGATAACCGGGCCATTTTTTATCTTTTATGGCCCCTGATAATTGAGCAGATCCTGGGGGTTACCATGGGCATCGCCGATACGGTGATGGTCAGCTCCGTGGGGGAATACGCTGTCTCCGGGGTATCCCTGGTGGACGTTATCAACAATCTGCTTATCCTGGCCTTTGCCGCCCTTGCCACGGGCGGTTCTGTGGTGGTAAGCCAATACATAGGCCGCAGGGATACTAAAAACTCCGCCAGTGCTGCCAGGCAGCTTATCTATGCTAATACCATCATTTCTATTGTTATTACCCTGGCAGCACTGATTGTGCATACCTGGATTCTGCGGCTGGTCTATGGAAATGTCGAAGCCGATGTGATGAAAGCGGCCCGGACCTACTTTTGGATCACCGCCCTGTCCTATCCCTTTCTTGCGATCTACAACTCCGCTGCGGCCCTCTTCCGCGCCATGGGTAACAGCAGGGTTCCCATGCTTATCGCCCTGCTGGTAAATTGCATGAACATCGGGGGAAACGCTATTTTTATCTTCGGCCTTCATATCGGGGTCGCCGGAGCGGCCCTGTCCACCCTCATTAGCCGTGTGGTTGCGGCGGTAATACTCCTGTTCCTGCTCATATCCGGCGCCCACAGTTCCGGTCCCGCATCATTGAAGGGTTTATCCGCTTTCCGCCTGGATCCCCGGATGATCCGTAATATCCTGAACATAGGCGTTCCCAGCGGGGTGGAAAATTCCATGTTCCAGTTCGGTAAAATCCTGGTTTCCCGTATCTTTACCAGCTTCGGTACCGCGGCTATCGCGGCGAATGCCATTGTTTCGGTGACCAATTCCCTGTCCTTTATGCCCGGACAGGCCTTCGGCATTGCCCTTCTGACCATCGTTGGACAGTGCGTAGGCGCCGGGGATTATGAGGGGGCCAAACGGTACGCCGGAAAAATACTAAAACTGTGCTATGTGGTACTTATTATTCTGAATGGTTCAATGCTTATCTTTATGGATCCCCTGATAAGCCTGTTTAATTTAAGCGCCGAAGCGCAAACCCTGGCTAAAGGTTATATGCGGGTACAATGTATCAGCGCTTCCCTTTTTTGGACCCTGGGTTTTACTCTGCCCAATGCCCTGCGCGCCGCCGGAGATGTACAGTACTGTATGGTCGTGGGCGCCGCCACCATGTGGCTCGTCCGGGTAATAGCAGCTTACATCCTGGCTTACCCCCTTGGGTTTGGCTCCTTGGGGGTATGGATCGCCATGGGCTTGGACTTCGTCGCCAGAACTGTCCTCTATACTACGCGCTGGGTTCGAGGCAAGTGGCAGTACAAGACGGTTATCGGCGAAGGGTAA
- the mtnA gene encoding S-methyl-5-thioribose-1-phosphate isomerase, which produces MAQNILNYETVALDDEKSALVIVDQTKLPGKVEIISLTKQEDIHRAIYILQVRGAPAIGVTAAFGLYLAAKEIRSDTYDSFYAQFKKAKDYLASARPTAVNLFWALNRMDEAAQANSALPIPDLKKALHREAVKIRDEDIWACRSIGEYGLGLIKDGCGILTHCNAGQLAAVKYGTALAPVHLGREKGYNFKVFTDETRPLLQGARLSAFEMVANGVDTTVICDNMASQVMKNGWVQIVFVGCDRVAANGDVANKIGTSGVAILAKYYGVPFYVCAPTSTIDMSIAKGEDIVIEERPAEEVTEMWYKERMAPEGVKVYNPAFDFADNELITGIITEYGIARPPYTESLKQIFETKKTAKNNL; this is translated from the coding sequence ATGGCTCAAAATATTCTGAATTATGAAACCGTCGCCCTGGATGATGAAAAAAGCGCTCTGGTTATTGTCGATCAAACCAAACTGCCGGGAAAGGTGGAAATAATATCCCTTACCAAACAGGAAGATATCCACAGGGCTATTTATATCCTGCAGGTAAGGGGAGCGCCGGCAATTGGAGTTACCGCGGCTTTCGGGCTGTATCTCGCGGCAAAGGAAATCCGTTCTGATACCTACGATAGTTTTTATGCCCAGTTTAAAAAAGCTAAGGACTATCTGGCGAGCGCCCGTCCTACCGCAGTAAATCTATTCTGGGCGCTTAACCGCATGGATGAGGCGGCGCAGGCGAATTCCGCCTTGCCTATTCCGGATCTTAAAAAAGCGCTCCACCGGGAAGCCGTCAAAATTCGTGACGAGGACATTTGGGCCTGCCGTTCCATAGGCGAATACGGCCTTGGTCTAATCAAGGATGGCTGCGGTATTCTTACCCACTGTAATGCCGGACAATTGGCCGCGGTGAAGTATGGCACCGCCTTGGCGCCTGTCCATCTTGGCCGCGAGAAGGGGTATAATTTCAAGGTATTCACCGATGAAACCCGTCCTCTGCTGCAGGGCGCCCGGCTCTCGGCCTTCGAGATGGTGGCGAACGGGGTGGATACCACGGTAATCTGCGACAATATGGCGTCCCAGGTAATGAAAAACGGCTGGGTACAGATAGTTTTTGTGGGCTGCGACCGGGTGGCCGCCAACGGTGATGTGGCGAATAAAATCGGCACTTCCGGTGTGGCAATCCTGGCCAAATATTACGGTGTCCCCTTCTATGTATGCGCCCCCACTTCTACAATAGATATGTCGATTGCAAAAGGCGAGGATATCGTAATTGAAGAGCGCCCCGCAGAAGAAGTAACGGAGATGTGGTACAAAGAGCGTATGGCCCCGGAAGGAGTAAAGGTATACAATCCCGCCTTTGATTTTGCTGACAACGAACTAATCACCGGCATTATCACCGAATACGGCATAGCCCGTCCGCCCTATACCGAAAGCCTAAAGCAAATTTTCGAAACAAAAAAAACAGCAAAGAATAATTTATAA
- a CDS encoding threonine aldolase family protein translates to MSDSDDGASDKMIDLRSDTVTGPTDAMRKAMANAEVGDDVYGDDPTINKLEKLGAEISGKEAAVFVPSGTFGNQLALFTWCKRGTEVLLGEECHIIQHEAGAASIIAGIQTRPIHAPDGVLRPEALRQRLRKADLHAPATSLICLENAHSLGRVVSLADMDAVRTVADEWGLPVHLDGARLFNAAAALKVEAREIAARADSVMFCLSKGLCAPVGSLLAGKRDFVEAARYKRKIMGGGMRQAGILAAAGIIALQEQTKRLAEDHGRAKRLARELGAIPGVVTKPEEVDINMVFFSFLPARDGGIAKGIVDFFAKRNIVISPPDQGVFRFATHYWIGDSETDAVLEASREAFGKLFKGIVS, encoded by the coding sequence ATGTCCGATTCGGATGACGGAGCTAGTGATAAAATGATAGATTTGCGGAGCGATACGGTAACAGGCCCCACCGATGCTATGCGTAAGGCCATGGCAAACGCCGAGGTGGGGGATGATGTATACGGCGATGATCCCACCATCAATAAACTTGAAAAGCTGGGCGCGGAGATCAGCGGTAAGGAAGCGGCAGTTTTTGTGCCCTCCGGTACCTTTGGCAACCAACTGGCCCTCTTTACCTGGTGCAAGCGGGGTACCGAGGTGCTCCTTGGGGAGGAGTGCCACATCATCCAGCACGAAGCCGGGGCGGCTTCGATTATCGCCGGGATACAAACCCGGCCTATTCACGCCCCGGACGGAGTTTTGCGGCCCGAGGCTCTCCGGCAGCGGCTGCGGAAGGCGGATCTCCACGCTCCGGCTACATCCCTTATCTGCCTGGAAAATGCCCACTCCCTGGGCCGGGTGGTGTCACTTGCCGATATGGATGCCGTGCGGACCGTGGCGGATGAGTGGGGACTCCCGGTTCATCTGGACGGCGCCCGGCTCTTCAACGCCGCCGCCGCACTAAAGGTGGAGGCCCGGGAAATCGCCGCCCGTGCAGACTCGGTGATGTTCTGCCTGTCTAAGGGGCTCTGCGCCCCGGTTGGTTCCCTATTGGCGGGAAAGCGGGATTTTGTCGAGGCCGCCCGGTACAAGCGGAAGATCATGGGCGGCGGAATGCGTCAGGCAGGAATACTGGCGGCAGCGGGGATCATCGCCCTGCAGGAACAGACAAAGCGGCTGGCGGAGGACCATGGACGGGCGAAACGGCTGGCCAGGGAACTTGGGGCTATCCCGGGTGTTGTTACAAAGCCGGAAGAGGTGGATATCAACATGGTTTTCTTTTCATTTCTCCCCGCAAGGGATGGGGGTATCGCCAAGGGTATCGTAGATTTTTTCGCCAAGCGGAATATCGTGATCAGCCCACCGGATCAGGGGGTGTTCCGCTTTGCCACCCATTACTGGATAGGGGACAGCGAAACCGATGCTGTCCTGGAGGCTTCCCGGGAAGCCTTCGGAAAATTATTTAAGGGGATAGTATCATGA
- a CDS encoding M24 family metallopeptidase, giving the protein MSVYEERRKKLYEWMVNERISMAMFEDTEGRRDPAIRWMTGQPSDALLFLSAEGKSLLVPWDANMAAIYAQVDVVIPYSEFERGSVKALQGAAALFKLPLGSRVEIPPVTSYTNFLKYVGDAGEYDILCRNNGTHGEAESLRAIKDEEEQGIYRKAGAITNELIDLLETNITAGRLPTEIDVVFFIEAECRKRGCEGTGFETLAAGAGRSFGIHAFPAYTAEPFAGPGLSILDFGLKYRGYTTDVTLSFAKAPLSPAQEKMLSLTEKAYAKALSMVKDGVYTREISLAVDAIFGKTRKAMPHALGHGIGLEAHEAPHLRSRQDNTWQLRPGMVFTLEPGLYDPVHGGCRLENDILLTDSGPELLTNARIIRF; this is encoded by the coding sequence ATGAGTGTCTACGAGGAACGCCGGAAAAAACTATACGAATGGATGGTCAATGAACGGATCTCCATGGCCATGTTCGAGGATACCGAAGGCCGCAGGGATCCTGCGATCCGCTGGATGACCGGCCAGCCATCGGACGCACTTCTCTTCCTGAGCGCCGAGGGAAAGTCCCTCCTGGTTCCCTGGGACGCGAATATGGCGGCCATCTACGCCCAGGTGGATGTCGTTATCCCCTACAGCGAATTTGAACGAGGTTCGGTTAAAGCCCTGCAGGGTGCGGCGGCACTTTTCAAGCTCCCCCTGGGTTCACGGGTGGAAATTCCCCCGGTTACTTCCTATACGAACTTTCTCAAATACGTAGGAGATGCCGGCGAATACGATATTCTCTGCCGAAACAATGGGACCCACGGAGAAGCGGAAAGCCTCCGGGCGATAAAGGACGAGGAAGAACAGGGGATCTACCGCAAAGCTGGGGCGATCACCAACGAGCTTATCGATCTGCTGGAAACCAACATTACTGCGGGCAGGCTCCCCACGGAAATTGACGTGGTATTCTTTATTGAGGCGGAGTGCCGTAAACGGGGCTGCGAAGGTACGGGCTTTGAAACCCTGGCCGCCGGCGCCGGGCGGAGCTTCGGCATCCACGCCTTCCCCGCCTATACCGCCGAACCCTTCGCCGGGCCCGGTCTGTCCATCCTGGACTTCGGCCTCAAGTACCGGGGCTACACCACCGATGTAACCCTCAGCTTTGCTAAAGCTCCCCTGAGCCCGGCCCAGGAAAAGATGCTCTCCCTTACGGAAAAGGCCTACGCAAAGGCTCTTTCAATGGTTAAGGACGGGGTCTATACCCGGGAAATCAGCTTGGCGGTGGACGCTATTTTCGGCAAAACCCGAAAGGCCATGCCCCATGCCCTGGGCCACGGCATCGGCCTGGAAGCCCACGAAGCGCCCCACCTGCGCAGCCGGCAGGACAATACCTGGCAGCTCCGACCGGGGATGGTCTTTACCCTGGAACCGGGACTTTACGATCCCGTTCACGGCGGCTGCCGTCTGGAAAACGACATACTCCTCACCGATTCGGGCCCGGAGCTTCTTACCAATGCACGGATAATCAGATTTTAG
- a CDS encoding response regulator encodes MNTIVLIEDHEMMRRGISEWITDTGQWKVVGEAASLDEAHVLFDSYPEPPDLVLLDISLRKDFGLDLIPWLKEKYPCAAGENSKPAILVYSVYQGYTLIQEAMRRGALGYVCKTNSDAEFATAIESVLLGKRYIDQNLTQKIFAVPDILIGLTKREREIFSLVQNGMDNRGIAKTLAIHRGTVENYISRLYDKTGAKNREDLKKL; translated from the coding sequence ATGAATACTATTGTATTGATCGAAGATCACGAAATGATGCGGAGGGGGATCTCGGAGTGGATCACCGATACCGGCCAGTGGAAGGTAGTTGGGGAAGCTGCCTCCCTGGATGAAGCTCATGTCCTCTTTGACAGCTACCCTGAGCCGCCTGATCTGGTGCTTCTGGACATCAGCCTCCGGAAAGATTTTGGCCTGGATCTCATCCCCTGGCTAAAAGAAAAATACCCCTGCGCCGCAGGAGAAAACAGTAAACCTGCTATCCTTGTCTATTCGGTTTATCAGGGTTACACCCTTATACAGGAAGCAATGAGAAGGGGCGCCCTGGGTTATGTGTGCAAGACCAATAGTGACGCCGAATTCGCCACAGCTATAGAATCGGTACTACTGGGGAAACGCTACATTGATCAGAATCTGACACAAAAAATCTTTGCCGTTCCGGACATTCTGATTGGCCTTACCAAACGGGAGCGGGAAATATTTTCTCTTGTCCAAAACGGTATGGACAACCGCGGCATAGCAAAAACACTCGCCATCCATCGGGGTACCGTGGAAAACTACATCAGCCGGCTCTACGATAAAACCGGCGCTAAAAACCGTGAGGATCTGAAAAAACTGTAG
- a CDS encoding MBL fold metallo-hydrolase, protein MLSVRVWGSRGSIPCPGASTVEFGGNTACLEIRADEKLSIVDLGTGIRVLGEWLLDNDCKKGPIDTDIFVTHTHWDHIMGFPLFAPLFMPTTKLRIRGPVSYEDDTMESIIGTQLSYRYWPVRLSDLAAHLEYDQIKETTLDLGDGLRVRTKYLNHPVLCLGYRFEYQGKSIVTAYDTEPFRNLFPTNPQDPHYDEDAAREGEQAAREENEKVLNFFRNADVLIHDSQYTSSEYEADKIGWGHSTYEYAIAAAQKAGVKKLVLFHHDPHRTDTQLAAFETEFRGMVTKKTGMEILMAREGLIVEA, encoded by the coding sequence ATGTTAAGTGTTCGCGTTTGGGGCAGCCGGGGTTCCATCCCCTGTCCGGGAGCTTCCACGGTTGAGTTTGGGGGTAATACCGCCTGTCTGGAAATCCGGGCGGACGAAAAGCTGTCTATCGTAGATCTGGGGACGGGGATACGGGTCCTGGGCGAGTGGCTCCTGGACAACGATTGTAAAAAAGGTCCCATTGATACGGATATTTTTGTTACCCACACCCATTGGGATCATATTATGGGCTTTCCCTTGTTTGCCCCCCTCTTTATGCCAACAACAAAACTGCGTATCCGCGGGCCTGTCTCTTACGAAGATGATACCATGGAATCTATCATTGGAACGCAGCTTTCCTACCGGTACTGGCCGGTACGGTTAAGCGATCTGGCTGCTCACCTTGAATACGATCAGATTAAAGAAACTACCCTGGATCTGGGTGACGGCCTGCGGGTAAGGACCAAGTACCTGAACCATCCCGTACTCTGTCTGGGCTATCGTTTTGAATACCAGGGTAAATCCATCGTTACTGCCTATGACACAGAGCCTTTCCGAAACCTTTTCCCTACCAATCCTCAGGATCCCCACTATGACGAGGATGCCGCCAGGGAGGGTGAACAGGCGGCCCGGGAAGAAAACGAAAAGGTACTCAACTTTTTCCGGAACGCCGATGTGCTCATCCATGACAGCCAGTATACTTCCAGCGAATACGAGGCGGACAAGATAGGCTGGGGCCACTCCACCTACGAATACGCCATTGCGGCTGCCCAAAAGGCGGGGGTTAAGAAGCTGGTTCTCTTTCACCACGATCCTCACCGCACGGATACGCAGCTTGCGGCCTTTGAAACGGAATTCCGGGGAATGGTCACGAAAAAAACCGGCATGGAGATCCTCATGGCCCGGGAAGGGCTCATCGTAGAAGCCTAG